A stretch of the Gammaproteobacteria bacterium genome encodes the following:
- the uvrC gene encoding excinuclease ABC subunit UvrC: MNEFDPSAQINKMTSRPGIYRMLDARSEIIYIGKAKNLKKRVASYFSGSPKTKKTMRMLALVKCIEVTVTNTETEALLLESNLIKKFKPRYNVLLKDDKSFPYIHVSTDQKFPRITSYRGSKSKKGDYFGPFPSTVAVRETLYQLQKLFRLRKCKDSEFANRSRPCLQYQIKRCSAPCVGKISAEHYAQDIENAMQFLRGKNAQIVKALQNKMQSSSDAQDYELAAFYRDQIANLKKIQAQQLMSGFAKDLDCIAAYSNNGVTGITILFIRQGRNLGSRTYFPRYAKDTELEEIIDAFLTQYYLHHYPPHEILLNTSLQEKDLLEEVLSEQAKHTVRIKANVRGKRKQLMHMTAMNAEHAVTQHLNKQTQLDSRFADLTNTLNLSETPGLICCFDISHTMGEATTASCVVFDNKGAKKSAYRRFNIRAVTEGDDYLALQEAVTRYLKRIYQDQNDESKPSKPRYPDLMLIDGGVGQVNSVLKAIDNLADLELPPFLVAGVSKSPERKAGAEKIVMPHLQKELILGPESLALQLIQQVRDEAHRFALSGHRKRRGKSRTRSVLEEIEGLGVKRRSLLLRHFGGLHEVTDASIEDLSKVEGISKLIAERIYKHLHEK, encoded by the coding sequence ATGAATGAATTTGACCCTTCGGCACAGATCAATAAAATGACCTCGCGTCCGGGTATTTACCGGATGCTGGATGCCAGATCGGAGATTATTTATATCGGTAAAGCCAAAAACCTGAAAAAGAGGGTAGCGAGTTATTTCAGTGGCAGCCCTAAAACCAAAAAAACCATGCGCATGCTGGCCTTGGTGAAGTGCATAGAAGTTACTGTAACCAATACCGAAACCGAGGCCTTGTTACTCGAATCGAATTTGATCAAAAAGTTCAAGCCAAGATATAACGTTTTGTTGAAAGATGACAAAAGTTTTCCCTATATTCATGTTTCTACCGATCAGAAATTTCCACGCATAACGTCATACCGCGGCAGCAAGAGTAAAAAAGGGGACTATTTTGGACCATTTCCCAGTACTGTAGCAGTCCGTGAAACCCTGTATCAATTGCAAAAACTGTTCCGCTTAAGAAAATGTAAAGACAGCGAGTTTGCCAATCGTTCCAGGCCCTGTTTGCAATACCAGATCAAACGCTGCAGTGCTCCCTGTGTGGGCAAGATAAGCGCGGAACACTATGCACAGGATATAGAGAATGCGATGCAGTTTTTACGTGGGAAAAATGCCCAGATCGTTAAAGCATTACAAAATAAAATGCAATCATCCTCCGACGCTCAGGATTATGAGCTTGCAGCGTTTTATCGTGATCAAATTGCTAACTTGAAAAAGATCCAGGCACAACAGTTAATGTCGGGATTTGCCAAAGATCTGGATTGTATCGCTGCGTATTCTAATAATGGAGTAACCGGCATTACCATATTGTTTATCCGCCAGGGACGTAATCTGGGCAGTCGCACTTATTTTCCCCGTTATGCGAAAGATACCGAACTTGAAGAAATTATTGATGCGTTTTTAACCCAGTATTACTTGCATCATTATCCGCCGCACGAAATTTTATTGAACACATCTTTGCAGGAAAAAGATTTGCTGGAAGAGGTATTAAGCGAACAGGCAAAACACACTGTACGCATCAAGGCGAATGTGCGTGGCAAGCGCAAACAATTAATGCACATGACAGCCATGAATGCAGAGCACGCCGTCACCCAACACTTGAACAAGCAAACCCAACTGGATTCTCGCTTTGCCGATCTGACAAATACATTGAATTTGAGTGAAACACCGGGCCTGATCTGTTGTTTTGATATCAGTCACACCATGGGGGAGGCGACTACGGCTTCCTGTGTGGTTTTTGATAACAAGGGCGCTAAAAAGAGTGCCTATCGGCGATTCAATATCCGTGCGGTCACAGAGGGTGATGATTATCTTGCTTTGCAAGAGGCGGTAACGCGCTATCTAAAGCGTATTTACCAGGATCAAAATGATGAAAGCAAGCCGTCCAAGCCGCGCTATCCGGATCTGATGTTGATCGATGGTGGCGTTGGTCAGGTGAACTCTGTACTAAAAGCGATTGATAATCTTGCTGACCTCGAGTTGCCGCCATTTCTGGTGGCCGGTGTGTCCAAAAGTCCTGAGCGCAAAGCTGGTGCGGAAAAAATAGTAATGCCACATTTACAAAAAGAGTTAATTCTCGGACCCGAATCCCTTGCTTTACAGCTTATACAACAAGTACGTGATGAAGCTCATCGCTTTGCCTTGTCTGGTCACCGTAAACGTCGCGGAAAGTCACGCACGCGCTCGGTACTGGAAGAGATTGAAGGGCTTGGGGTTAAGCGACGTAGCTTGTTATTAAGGCACTTTGGGGGCTTGCATGAAGTTACCGATGCCAGCATAGAGGATTTGTCCAAGGTGGAGGGAATTAGCAAGCTCATTGCCGAACGTATCTACAAACATTTGCATGAAAAATGA
- a CDS encoding response regulator transcription factor has protein sequence MSQAISVCIADDHDIIRQALQMVLGETEDIVVVNEATTGIEALEFCRQENPDVLILDNHMPGMNGLSAAERILRQSSTKIIFLTSQEKGPLPRLVLEMGVLGFLSKTSAVSEIANAVRQVYSGEKYLSQPIAELLAKQFIGDIKDERFDDLSRRELEVLQLMARGKRNIEIAELLHVSPKTISTYCTRMRDKVDASNNAELIKLAIANEVVTPN, from the coding sequence ATGTCACAAGCGATTTCCGTTTGCATTGCTGATGATCACGATATCATCCGTCAGGCTTTGCAAATGGTGCTGGGAGAAACCGAAGACATTGTGGTTGTTAATGAAGCCACTACAGGCATTGAGGCATTGGAGTTTTGTCGGCAAGAAAATCCGGACGTGTTGATCCTGGACAATCATATGCCTGGCATGAATGGTTTGTCGGCGGCTGAGCGGATACTGCGTCAAAGCAGTACAAAAATCATATTCCTGACCAGTCAGGAGAAGGGCCCATTACCGCGCCTGGTCCTGGAAATGGGGGTGCTCGGATTTTTAAGTAAGACTTCCGCGGTTAGCGAAATTGCCAATGCTGTCCGCCAGGTGTATTCCGGTGAAAAATATTTGTCACAACCGATCGCAGAGCTCCTGGCCAAGCAATTCATCGGCGACATCAAAGATGAACGCTTTGATGATCTCTCACGTCGGGAACTGGAAGTCTTGCAATTAATGGCACGCGGCAAGCGCAATATCGAGATCGCGGAACTATTGCATGTCAGTCCCAAGACCATCAGTACCTATTGCACCCGCATGCGCGATAAAGTAGATGCCAGCAACAATGCCGAATTGATCAAATTGGCCATTGCCAATGAAGTGGTTACCCCAAATTAA
- a CDS encoding uracil-DNA glycosylase, translating to MTSSFDLQCTACPRLAGFLLDLREQYPEYHNLPVAPFGDPHARFLIVGLAPGLHGANATGRPFTGDYAGELLYDTLYRYGFSNQAMQIERGQTHANDDLRLRNCRISNAVKCLPPQNKVTTQEVNTCNHFLQHEINALPENSILLALGGVAHKAILKACGFKQSAFKFAHNARHELRENLIMYDSYHCSRYNTNTKRLTPAMFDQVFADIKQELD from the coding sequence ATGACAAGTAGTTTTGACTTGCAATGCACCGCCTGTCCGAGGCTGGCCGGGTTTTTGCTAGATCTGCGAGAGCAATATCCGGAATATCATAATCTACCCGTGGCACCATTCGGTGATCCGCATGCACGCTTTTTGATTGTCGGGCTGGCACCCGGTTTGCATGGTGCGAATGCAACCGGACGTCCGTTCACCGGTGATTATGCAGGGGAATTGTTATACGATACCTTGTACCGTTACGGTTTTAGTAACCAGGCAATGCAGATAGAGCGTGGCCAGACCCATGCGAATGATGACTTGCGTTTACGCAATTGTCGTATCAGTAATGCCGTGAAATGTTTGCCGCCACAAAACAAGGTTACTACTCAAGAAGTAAATACCTGTAATCACTTTTTACAGCATGAGATCAATGCCCTGCCGGAGAATTCAATTTTACTGGCGCTTGGCGGAGTGGCGCACAAAGCCATTCTCAAAGCCTGTGGTTTTAAACAGTCAGCTTTCAAGTTTGCCCATAATGCACGCCACGAATTGCGTGAGAATTTGATCATGTATGACAGTTATCATTGCAGTCGTTACAACACCAATACCAAACGCTTGACCCCGGCCATGTTCGATCAGGTATTTGCCGACATTAAGCAGGAACTCGATTAG